A stretch of Episyrphus balteatus chromosome 2, idEpiBalt1.1, whole genome shotgun sequence DNA encodes these proteins:
- the LOC129909488 gene encoding uncharacterized protein K02A2.6-like yields MNETTMSNVNHTSSQTFGKLEQFQPSMAWNNYKERMEFYFEANGISNDGSMRAIFLSCVGESTYEIIRSLLTPLSPKDVSFQEIVEKLDDHFHPKPNEIVQRFTFHQRVQKNGESIADFVKDLRKLSEHCDFMELDKMLRDQIVCGVADESLQKRLFSELKLDFKRAYEISVAHEAAQRNVLNVRCNNEVMAMSTKKKYQRPEHLRCFRCDGNHFADKCFYKDKNCDFCKVKGHSSKACYKKKAANRQQQAIHVVDERPVQDEPEHQLCESTGSSNYFYELNHIQTAMSNKILTQVWLNGVIESFEVDSGAACTVISEVTWNRINHENKLLIPSTITLQTWSKEKLRILGSSLVNIKYNNKDYKLPVVVVAGGGRCLMGRDWFPILGISVQGVCALEVAGNALNLEGKFRNVFSEELGAHKGPPVSLEILPGSNPIFLKHRQCPIAWKPAVETEIEKLVQQKILEPVMFSRWATPIVPVPKSDGSVRICGDYRSTVNAVIKTNAYPLPTVSEVMAAISDCKVFTKLDLQQAYQQLVVDDASAELLTLNTHKGLYKVRRLPFGVSAAPGLFQKFMDSLLIGIKGVKAYLDDIIVSGKDESDHKCNLEAVFEKLAKANVTVNKNKCLFAQRELDFLGFHISGDGISPNKEKVRAIQQAPTPENKEMLQSFLGLLNFYNSFLPHKSSVAEKLHRLLDKNVQWKWTDEHQGVFNELKNLLDSDTILIHYDVSKP; encoded by the coding sequence ATGAACGAAACTACGATGTCTAATGTCAACCATACGTCATCACAAACTTTCGGCAAACTGGAGCAATTTCAGCCATCAATGGCCTGGAATAATTACAAAGAACGAATGGAGTTTTATTTTGAGGCCAATGGCATATCTAACGACGGATCAATGAGAGCAATATTTTTATCATGTGTTGGGGAATCTACATATGAGATAATCCGTTCTTTACTTACACCTCTGTCCCCCAAAGATGTGTCGTTCCAAGAAATCGTAGAAAAGTTGGATGATCATTTTCATCCTAAACCAAATGAAATAGTACAGCGATTTACGTTCCACCAACGTGTTCAGAAGAATGGGGAATCAATTGCTGATTTTGTTAAAGACTTGAGAAAATTATCTGAACACTGCGATTTCATGGAACTAGACAAAATGCTGAGAGATCAGATTGTTTGCGGAGTGGCCGATGAGTCATTACAAAAGCGTCTGTTTAGTGAACTCAAGTTAGATTTTAAAAGGGCGTACGAAATTTCGGTTGCACATGAAGCAGCCCAGCGCAACGTACTCAACGTCCGTTGCAATAATGAAGTGATGGCAATGTCAACTAAAAAGAAGTACCAGAGACCAGAACATTTGCGATGTTTTCGATGCGATGGCAATCATTTTGCTGATAAGTGTTTTTATAAAGATAAAAACTGTGATTTCTGCAAAGTAAAAGGCCACTCAAGCAAAGCATGTTATAAAAAGAAGGCAGCTAATCGTCAACAACAAGCTATTCACGTAGTAGATGAAAGACCAGTTCAAGACGAGCCCGAACATCAGCTCTGTGAATCAACAGGCTCATCAAACTATTTTTATGAGTTAAATCACATCCAGACAGCAATGTCAAACAAGATTTTGACACAGGTTTGGCTTAATGGGGTTATAGAGTCTTTTGAGGTTGACTCTGGTGCGGCGTGCACCGTGATTTCAGAAGTTACTTGGAATCGTATAAATCACGAAAACAAGTTGTTGATTCCATCGACCATTACGTTGCAAACTTGGTCCAAGGAGAAGTTGCGCATTCTGGGATCATCTTTggtgaatataaaatataataataaagatTATAAATTgccagttgttgttgttgcaggtGGTGGGCGTTGTTTGATGGGAAGAGACTGGTTTCCAATTTTGGGAATTTCTGTTCAAGGTGTTTGCGCGTTAGAGGTGGCAGGGAATGCTTTGAATTTAGAGGGTAAATTTCGAAACGTTTTTAGCGAAGAATTGGGTGCTCACAAAGGGCCACCTGTTTCTTTGGAAATATTGCCAGGGTCAAATCCAATTTTCCTCAAGCATCGTCAGTGTCCAATCGCCTGGAAGCCAGCAGTTGAAACAGAAATTGAAAAACtcgttcaacaaaaaattttggagcCTGTCATGTTTTCCCGTTGGGCAACACCCATTGTACCTGTGCCTAAGTCTGACGGTTCTGTAAGAATATGCGGTGATTACCGGAGCACTGTAAATGCGGTGATAAAAACCAATGCTTACCCTCTACCAACTGTCTCAGAGGTCATGGCGGCAATCTCGGACTGCAAAGTATTCACAAAGTTAGATTTACAACAGGCCTACCAGCAACTGGTTGTTGATGACGCCTCGGCAGAGTTGTTGACCCTTAATACACACAAGGGATTATATAAGGTGCGTAGATTACCTTTTGGTGTTTCGGCCGCTCCaggtttgtttcaaaaatttatggATAGTCTTTTGATCGGTATAAAGGGCGTAAAAGCATATCTCGATGATATCATCGTTTCTGGAAAAGACGAATCTGACCACAAATGTAATTTAGaagcagtttttgaaaaattagccaAAGCAAACGTgacagtaaacaaaaataagtgcTTATTTGCTCAACGCGAATTGGACTTTCTTGGTTTCCATATTAGTGGGGATGGAATTTCCCCTAACAAAGAGAAAGTGAGAGCGATTCAACAGGCACCTACTCCTGAAAATAAGGAGATGTTGCAATCCTTTCTGGgtttacttaatttttataaCTCATTTTTACCTCATAAATCATCTGTTGCTGAAAAATTACATCGATTGCTTGATAAAAATGTGCAATGGAAATGGACCGATGAACATCAAGGTGTTTTCAACGAACTAAAAAACTTGCTTGATTCAGATACCATTCTAATACATTATGACGTGTCTAAACCGTAG